A genomic window from Candidatus Methylomirabilis lanthanidiphila includes:
- a CDS encoding membrane protein encodes MPDPGRLELAEFYFKEGHRLQTDGDLDGAIAAYQRSIELYPTAEAHTFLGWAYSFQGQIDEAIKQCEVAIRIDPEFGNPYNDIGVYLIEKGEYDEAIPWLEKAMVAKRYEPRHYPYMNMGRILVRKGKYEEAARELKKALDIEPNYAAARIELHKIFGLLN; translated from the coding sequence ATGCCTGATCCGGGACGACTTGAACTGGCAGAGTTCTACTTCAAAGAAGGACACCGATTGCAGACGGACGGCGATCTGGACGGCGCCATCGCGGCCTATCAGCGGTCTATCGAGCTCTATCCGACCGCTGAGGCGCATACCTTTCTGGGATGGGCCTACAGCTTTCAGGGGCAGATCGACGAGGCCATCAAGCAGTGCGAGGTCGCTATCCGGATCGATCCCGAGTTCGGGAATCCGTATAACGACATCGGTGTCTATCTGATTGAGAAAGGGGAGTACGATGAGGCGATTCCGTGGCTCGAGAAGGCCATGGTGGCCAAGCGGTACGAGCCTCGACATTACCCCTATATGAATATGGGCCGCATTCTGGTACGGAAGGGGAAGTACGAAGAGGCGGCCAGAGAGCTGAAGAAGGCGCTCGATATCGAACCGAATTATGCTGCGGCCCGCATCGAACTGCACAAGATTTTCGGTCTGTTGAATTGA
- a CDS encoding protease, producing the protein MVSQWSILLVLPALALATISCDRQTLGHDAPPSDPHVSFADKARRYFTAEELAKGRSYARGRYLLYGIRTALTLGLFGFLILSPLSVQIRDLSVWIAGGRVWLTTGLFGLVLALLYHAAIFPISLYGSFLREHTFGLSRQTFTAWVWDYTRGILINAAILLPLLILLYTFIRWDPVRWYLPVWVVIVLVMGLLAELSPILFDPLFHTFRPVQDQGLVERLRTLTERAGLTVGPILEIDASHKTTKTNAYFTGFGRTRRIVLYDTLLTASTPEEVELIVAHELGHWTRHHIWKGMAISAVSTLAALWLIARLLRVAADSGRFGFVHPADPLSLSLLLFLLLVITMLTTPIQMAISRSFEREADRESLRLTENPTAFIASEVTLARSNLADIDPPRAVVWLLYSHPPVLERIAVAEAFPAARRQ; encoded by the coding sequence ATGGTATCGCAATGGTCGATCCTGTTGGTCTTGCCGGCGCTTGCTCTGGCGACGATCTCGTGTGACAGACAGACGCTCGGACACGACGCCCCGCCTTCCGATCCGCATGTGTCATTCGCCGATAAAGCTCGACGGTACTTTACCGCGGAGGAGCTGGCCAAGGGGCGGTCTTATGCGCGCGGGCGATATCTATTATATGGTATACGAACGGCGTTGACCCTCGGTCTGTTCGGGTTCCTGATCCTGAGCCCGTTATCCGTACAGATTCGCGATCTCAGCGTCTGGATTGCGGGTGGGCGCGTATGGCTGACCACCGGACTCTTCGGTCTGGTGCTGGCCCTGTTGTATCACGCGGCGATCTTTCCGATCAGCCTGTACGGCAGTTTCCTCCGCGAGCATACATTCGGCCTCTCCCGTCAAACCTTCACGGCGTGGGTGTGGGATTACACCAGGGGGATACTGATCAACGCGGCGATCCTGCTCCCGCTGCTGATACTGCTCTACACATTCATCCGATGGGATCCCGTCCGGTGGTATCTGCCGGTATGGGTGGTTATCGTGCTTGTGATGGGCCTGCTTGCCGAGCTGTCCCCGATTCTCTTCGATCCGCTGTTTCATACGTTCCGACCGGTACAGGATCAAGGACTGGTCGAGCGACTCCGTACGTTGACCGAGCGGGCTGGTCTCACAGTAGGGCCGATCCTGGAGATAGATGCCAGCCACAAGACGACGAAGACCAATGCCTACTTTACGGGGTTTGGACGAACGAGACGGATCGTCCTGTACGATACGCTGCTCACCGCATCGACCCCCGAAGAGGTCGAGCTGATCGTGGCGCATGAGCTGGGGCATTGGACGCGGCACCATATCTGGAAGGGGATGGCCATCAGCGCCGTCTCGACACTCGCCGCCCTGTGGCTGATTGCTCGTCTCCTCAGGGTTGCTGCCGACTCCGGACGCTTCGGCTTCGTTCATCCGGCTGACCCCCTTTCGCTATCGCTCCTGCTGTTCCTCTTGCTCGTCATCACCATGCTGACGACGCCGATCCAGATGGCCATTTCACGCTCCTTCGAACGAGAGGCCGATCGCGAATCGCTCCGCCTCACAGAGAACCCCACGGCCTTTATCGCGTCGGAGGTCACACTTGCCAGGTCGAATCTCGCAGATATCGATCCGCCGAGAGCGGTGGTCTGGCTGTTGTACAGCCACCCGCCGGTTCTGGAACGGATTGCCGTGGCAGAGGCGTTCCCAGCGGCACGAAGACAGTGA
- a CDS encoding RNA-binding protein, protein MGTRVYVGNLPFDMDANAIRALFEEGGRRVADVKIITDRDTGRPRGFAFVEMENQSDAQAAIQTLNGREIGGRPLTVNEAREQAPRRGNGGGGFRSGGGGGGGRRPRGY, encoded by the coding sequence ATGGGGACACGAGTGTATGTGGGTAATCTCCCGTTTGATATGGATGCGAACGCCATCCGCGCTCTCTTCGAAGAGGGCGGGCGCCGAGTCGCTGATGTGAAGATTATTACCGATCGGGATACCGGACGACCGCGGGGCTTTGCCTTTGTTGAAATGGAGAACCAGAGCGATGCCCAGGCTGCCATCCAGACGTTAAACGGACGAGAGATCGGCGGTCGACCGCTGACGGTCAATGAGGCAAGAGAACAGGCCCCTCGCCGAGGGAACGGAGGCGGCGGATTCCGCAGCGGTGGTGGCGGTGGCGGTGGCCGCAGACCACGCGGCTATTAA
- a CDS encoding putative inner membrane protein: MADKKDEGMFVRRGGNGTPVSTVFFYAFLLLLLYLTYLIIVPFASPILWAAILVVVFQPVYRRLLHRLGGQSGLAALVLTIAVIAAVMVPAMLCGWVLAREATSFYQAAEQFYQQQGAAGIASHPVVVAVRALWDRVSLPFKGLGVDLNALLLGGLSAVSSFIVDNLKGIAINLLSFTVNMFLTAFTFFFLLRDGEAIIGRLQAFLPLERKYAEMLFSRLYSAVSAVVRGTIMTALTQGILGGIGYWTFGVPYPVFLGLATALFSLLPIGGAALIWIPATIYLFLEGSWIRGLLLLAWSAGVVSTVDNVLKPVLISGGTNLSTLFLFFGMLGGLQVFGILGFVLGPVLLVTLSTFLEIYVELSSPPADQPVGGGQSG; the protein is encoded by the coding sequence ATGGCCGATAAGAAAGATGAGGGGATGTTTGTGCGACGGGGTGGGAACGGAACTCCCGTCTCCACGGTGTTCTTTTATGCCTTCCTGCTCCTGCTGCTCTATCTGACCTATCTGATCATCGTCCCCTTTGCGTCCCCGATTCTCTGGGCAGCCATTCTGGTCGTTGTCTTTCAACCGGTCTATCGCCGTCTGCTGCACCGACTTGGCGGTCAGTCAGGGCTCGCAGCCCTCGTGCTGACGATCGCTGTGATCGCGGCGGTGATGGTCCCCGCGATGCTCTGCGGATGGGTGCTGGCGCGTGAAGCGACCAGCTTCTATCAGGCGGCAGAGCAGTTCTATCAGCAGCAGGGAGCCGCGGGGATCGCCTCCCACCCGGTAGTGGTGGCCGTCCGGGCCCTTTGGGATCGCGTGAGCCTGCCCTTCAAAGGGCTGGGCGTCGATCTGAACGCGCTATTGCTGGGCGGCTTGAGCGCGGTCAGCAGCTTCATCGTCGACAATCTGAAGGGGATCGCCATCAACCTGTTGAGCTTCACGGTTAATATGTTTCTCACCGCCTTTACCTTTTTCTTTTTGCTCCGAGATGGCGAGGCGATCATCGGCCGCCTTCAAGCGTTCCTACCGCTTGAACGGAAGTATGCCGAGATGCTCTTTTCGCGCCTTTATAGCGCTGTATCAGCCGTCGTGCGCGGCACAATCATGACTGCCCTGACACAGGGTATCCTTGGAGGCATAGGGTACTGGACCTTTGGTGTTCCGTACCCGGTTTTTCTCGGACTGGCCACCGCCCTCTTCTCGCTGCTCCCGATTGGCGGGGCGGCGTTAATCTGGATCCCGGCAACCATCTATCTGTTCCTGGAAGGAAGCTGGATTCGCGGTCTTTTGTTGCTTGCCTGGTCAGCGGGGGTCGTCAGCACGGTCGATAATGTGCTGAAACCGGTTCTTATCTCAGGCGGGACCAATCTGTCGACGCTCTTCCTGTTTTTCGGGATGCTTGGTGGTCTGCAGGTCTTCGGGATTCTCGGGTTTGTCCTGGGGCCGGTGCTGCTTGTCACGCTCTCGACATTTCTTGAAATCTACGTGGAATTGTCGTCGCCTCCAGCCGATCAACCCGTCGGAGGCGGGCAGAGCGGCTGA
- a CDS encoding 30S ribosomal protein S21 encodes MALDEGIEDAIGGSRPDKGTRHRPLEVKVDGRGVESAIRLFKKLVLRDGILKELKRRAHYEKPGEKRRRKVREAARRLRRQAARAVRRDQPEF; translated from the coding sequence ATGGCTCTTGACGAAGGAATTGAGGACGCGATCGGGGGTTCGAGGCCGGACAAAGGAACCCGACATCGCCCCCTCGAGGTGAAAGTAGACGGTCGAGGGGTCGAATCGGCCATTCGGCTCTTCAAAAAGCTCGTGTTGCGCGACGGCATCCTGAAAGAACTGAAACGAAGAGCGCATTACGAGAAACCGGGAGAGAAGCGCCGACGAAAGGTTCGGGAGGCTGCGCGCAGGCTTCGCCGCCAGGCGGCGCGGGCGGTTCGCCGCGATCAGCCGGAATTCTGA
- a CDS encoding cell division protein Fic: MYIHELQDWPRFRWDREGLTEPLAAVRHRQGRLIGRMEALGFNLRQEAVLHTLTADVLKSSEIEGEKLDAEQVRSSIARRLGMDIGALKPADRHVEGIVEMMLDATRHYDQPLTADRLFSWHASLFPAGRSGMTRIRVGAWRDDSTGPMTVVSGPVGKEHVHFEAPAAARLDREMQAFLDWFNAHADIDPVLKAGLAHLWFVTIHPFDDGNGRLARAIADMALAGSENSPQRFYSMSAQIRPERAAYYDILEQTQKGRIDITPWMDWFLGCLGRAIDGAQTTLAAVLAKARFWEAIAGVAINERQRLVLNRLLDGFEGKLTTSKYAKLTQCSQDTALRDILSLVECSILIRNPEGGRSTSYTLVTAAPLTSVDVVPHQGHQPLRRRGAEGV, translated from the coding sequence ATGTATATCCATGAGCTTCAAGATTGGCCCCGGTTCCGTTGGGATCGAGAAGGTCTTACTGAACCTCTCGCGGCGGTTCGTCACCGACAGGGTCGACTGATCGGTCGCATGGAAGCCCTCGGCTTCAACCTCCGTCAGGAGGCCGTCCTGCACACCCTGACGGCTGATGTGCTCAAGAGCAGTGAGATCGAGGGGGAAAAGCTTGACGCTGAGCAGGTCCGCTCCTCGATTGCGCGCCGCCTCGGCATGGATATCGGCGCACTTAAGCCTGCAGACCGCCATGTCGAGGGAATCGTTGAGATGATGCTCGACGCCACCCGCCATTATGACCAGCCGCTCACCGCTGACAGGCTCTTTTCGTGGCATGCTTCCCTGTTTCCTGCCGGGCGCAGCGGAATGACCAGGATCAGGGTAGGGGCTTGGCGTGACGACAGCACCGGTCCGATGACGGTCGTGTCCGGCCCGGTCGGCAAGGAGCACGTCCATTTCGAAGCGCCGGCCGCCGCACGCCTCGACAGGGAAATGCAGGCATTCCTGGACTGGTTTAACGCACACGCCGACATTGATCCGGTCCTGAAGGCGGGGCTGGCGCACCTCTGGTTCGTGACCATCCACCCGTTCGATGATGGGAATGGCCGTCTTGCGCGAGCTATCGCCGATATGGCTCTGGCCGGCTCCGAAAACAGTCCGCAACGCTTTTACAGCATGTCGGCACAGATCCGGCCGGAGCGCGCCGCCTATTACGACATTCTTGAGCAGACGCAGAAGGGGAGGATAGACATCACGCCGTGGATGGACTGGTTTCTCGGCTGTCTTGGCCGCGCCATTGACGGCGCTCAAACCACTCTCGCCGCGGTCCTCGCGAAAGCACGGTTCTGGGAAGCTATCGCCGGTGTTGCGATCAACGAGCGCCAGCGCCTCGTATTAAACCGCTTGCTGGATGGCTTTGAAGGCAAGCTCACGACATCGAAGTACGCCAAGCTCACTCAGTGTTCCCAGGACACGGCTCTGCGCGACATCCTGTCTCTGGTTGAATGCAGCATTCTCATCCGCAATCCGGAAGGCGGCCGGAGCACGAGCTACACGCTTGTCACAGCCGCACCACTGACGAGTGTGGATGTGGTTCCTCATCAAGGTCATCAACCATTACGGCGAAGAGGCGCTGAAGGTGTGTGA
- the iaaA gene encoding Isoaspartyl peptidase precursor: protein MVVRSFGPVIVIHGGAGKIAPDLVEARRAGIQAAATHGWQVLTAGGSAVEAVERAVRTLEDDPAFNAGRGACLNRDGEIELDASIMDGRNLAAGAIGAVKRIANPVTLARAVMEAGGPVLLVGEGARQFAAVVGIAECGADALITERQRARWATLQEENAVGVGTVGAVALDRSGHLAAATSTGGLPLKAPGRVGDSALIGCGTYADDQLGAVSCTGNGEAIIKLALAKTALEFLAVGEEPMTAARRAVGELTIRTGAGVGIILLDRYGRIGTARNTAQMACACIRNDNADPEFFD, encoded by the coding sequence ATGGTTGTCAGATCGTTCGGTCCTGTGATCGTGATTCATGGTGGAGCGGGCAAGATCGCGCCTGACTTGGTTGAGGCGCGGCGGGCGGGTATTCAGGCTGCCGCGACACACGGATGGCAGGTACTCACTGCGGGAGGCTCCGCAGTAGAGGCTGTCGAGCGGGCCGTCAGGACGCTGGAGGATGATCCGGCCTTTAACGCCGGCCGAGGCGCCTGCCTGAATCGAGATGGAGAGATTGAGCTGGACGCCTCGATCATGGACGGCCGAAACCTGGCAGCCGGGGCCATTGGCGCCGTCAAGCGGATTGCCAATCCGGTGACGCTCGCGAGGGCCGTGATGGAGGCGGGCGGGCCGGTCCTCCTGGTGGGCGAGGGCGCCAGACAGTTCGCCGCAGTGGTCGGGATCGCGGAGTGCGGAGCCGACGCGTTGATCACCGAGCGACAGCGCGCCCGATGGGCGACTCTGCAAGAGGAGAACGCGGTTGGAGTCGGTACGGTCGGCGCGGTCGCCCTCGACCGATCGGGACACCTGGCCGCCGCCACCTCGACCGGCGGTCTGCCGCTGAAGGCGCCCGGCCGCGTGGGCGACTCCGCGCTGATCGGCTGCGGGACGTATGCCGACGATCAGCTTGGCGCGGTGAGTTGCACCGGAAATGGTGAGGCGATTATTAAGCTGGCGCTCGCCAAGACGGCTCTCGAGTTTCTTGCAGTAGGCGAAGAGCCGATGACGGCAGCGAGGCGTGCCGTCGGCGAGCTGACGATCAGGACCGGCGCGGGAGTTGGCATCATCCTGCTGGATCGATACGGCCGGATCGGCACGGCGCGGAATACCGCACAGATGGCCTGCGCCTGCATTCGGAACGACAATGCCGATCCGGAATTCTTCGACTGA
- a CDS encoding transporter yields the protein MRSRLLGMIRKEFIQMWRDRFTLGMMLFMPMMVLGIIGWAINTDVKHMVTAVLDQSRTPESRDLLHAFTNSQYFNLDYHVDSYEQMTRLIDGGGAKVGIVLPPDYARALKQQRVAQIQVIVDASDPLVATSAINAANAIGQVGSLKIASETLQRSTGRVPPPAPLDVRVRAWYNPDLVSAIFIIPGLLSFILMQTTITIVAMVVVRERERGTLEALIVSPLRRWELMIGKIVPNVVIGYAQMTFALVFGVWFFNIPIRGSLPLLYFLSLFFIMGTLGLGILLSTIARSQQQAMQMAYFIFVPSVYLSGVLFPIEGMPPLAKTIAYVIPLTYYVEIVRGIMLKGIGISYLWSHLLVLTAIGAVLITASILRFHKKLA from the coding sequence ATGAGATCGCGTCTGCTTGGCATGATCCGCAAAGAGTTTATCCAGATGTGGCGGGACCGCTTTACGCTGGGCATGATGCTGTTTATGCCGATGATGGTCCTCGGCATCATCGGATGGGCCATCAATACCGACGTGAAGCATATGGTGACGGCGGTCCTCGACCAATCCCGGACACCGGAGAGTCGAGACCTGCTCCATGCCTTTACCAACTCCCAATACTTCAATCTCGACTATCATGTAGACAGCTATGAGCAGATGACGCGTCTTATCGACGGTGGCGGCGCGAAGGTGGGGATCGTCCTGCCGCCCGACTACGCCCGCGCCCTGAAGCAGCAGCGCGTGGCCCAGATTCAGGTGATCGTGGATGCCTCGGACCCGCTGGTCGCGACATCGGCCATCAACGCGGCCAACGCTATCGGTCAGGTCGGCTCGCTCAAGATCGCATCGGAAACGTTGCAGCGGAGTACCGGCCGGGTCCCGCCACCCGCTCCCCTGGATGTCCGGGTCCGGGCCTGGTACAACCCCGACCTCGTCAGCGCCATCTTTATTATTCCGGGCCTGCTGAGCTTCATCCTGATGCAAACCACCATCACCATCGTCGCGATGGTGGTCGTGCGGGAGCGTGAGCGCGGCACGCTCGAGGCGCTGATCGTCAGCCCGCTGCGGCGCTGGGAGTTGATGATCGGGAAGATCGTGCCGAATGTCGTCATCGGCTATGCGCAGATGACATTCGCCCTTGTGTTCGGCGTCTGGTTCTTCAATATCCCGATCCGCGGCAGCCTGCCTCTTCTCTACTTCCTGTCGCTGTTTTTTATCATGGGAACCCTGGGGCTTGGCATTCTGTTATCCACCATCGCCAGGAGTCAGCAGCAGGCGATGCAAATGGCGTATTTCATCTTTGTTCCATCGGTCTATCTCTCCGGCGTACTCTTTCCGATTGAGGGAATGCCGCCCCTGGCCAAGACCATTGCGTATGTGATTCCGCTTACCTATTACGTGGAGATTGTCCGGGGGATTATGCTGAAGGGTATCGGGATCTCCTATCTCTGGAGTCATTTACTGGTGCTCACCGCCATCGGGGCGGTCCTGATCACCGCCAGCATTCTCCGCTTCCACAAGAAACTCGCCTGA
- a CDS encoding multidrug ABC transporter ATP-binding protein, whose product MAELDLDGYAIITYGLTRRFGQIVAVDHVDLRIKRGEIYGFLGPNGAGKSTTIRMLCGLLDPTEGSGYVLGYDIAREPERIKERIGYMSQRFSLYEDLTVRENLDFYASLYSVPNEIKRARIEQMIQMADLTGREGALAAHLSGGWKQRLALGCSIIHKPELLFLDEPTAGVDPVSRRNFWDLIYRLSEEGITIVATTHYMDEAEHCDSLGFIYQGRITAQGAREEIRTSALKGQVIEIECRPMREATIFLETLPGVAEVVRFGNTIHVVTEDRSLLPTDVEARLNGEGLKVNRVESTIPSIEDIFVSFVGLADRRSLRVQLKRMREGGI is encoded by the coding sequence ATGGCTGAGTTGGACCTCGACGGCTATGCCATCATCACTTACGGGCTGACCAGGCGATTCGGGCAGATCGTCGCCGTAGATCATGTAGACCTGCGGATCAAGCGGGGCGAGATCTATGGGTTCCTGGGTCCTAACGGGGCCGGAAAGTCGACGACCATCCGGATGCTCTGCGGGCTGCTGGACCCGACCGAAGGGTCAGGCTATGTGCTGGGTTACGATATTGCGCGGGAGCCGGAGCGGATCAAAGAGCGCATCGGCTACATGTCCCAACGGTTCAGCCTGTACGAGGACCTGACTGTCCGGGAGAACCTCGACTTCTATGCCAGCCTCTACTCGGTCCCCAACGAGATCAAGCGGGCCCGCATCGAGCAGATGATCCAGATGGCCGACCTGACCGGACGCGAGGGCGCGCTGGCAGCCCATCTGTCCGGCGGCTGGAAGCAACGCCTGGCCTTGGGGTGCAGCATCATTCACAAGCCGGAGCTGCTCTTTCTGGATGAGCCGACCGCCGGGGTCGATCCGGTGTCCCGTCGCAACTTTTGGGACCTGATCTATCGGCTCTCCGAGGAGGGGATCACCATTGTCGCCACCACGCACTACATGGATGAGGCGGAACACTGCGACAGCCTGGGATTTATCTATCAGGGCCGGATCACGGCCCAGGGGGCTCGTGAGGAGATCAGGACGAGCGCCCTCAAGGGTCAGGTCATCGAGATCGAGTGCCGGCCGATGCGGGAGGCGACAATCTTCCTTGAGACGCTTCCCGGCGTCGCCGAGGTCGTCCGATTCGGTAACACCATCCACGTCGTGACCGAGGACAGAAGCCTGTTGCCCACCGACGTCGAGGCCCGTCTGAACGGCGAAGGACTGAAGGTCAACCGGGTTGAGTCGACGATCCCCTCCATCGAGGATATCTTTGTCTCCTTCGTCGGTCTGGCCGATCGTCGCTCGCTTCGGGTACAACTGAAGCGGATGCGGGAGGGCGGGATATGA
- a CDS encoding Secretion protein HlyD: MTDSKRKIALLIALALAGAALFVGWGLVREKGSGDSLVANGTIEATEVEVSSKLPGRLAQLLVEEGDQVQADQVIARLDTPEFEAETAQARAALARAEAQLKELLAGSRLQEIEEARANLQQAEDNLKLARDDWNRFDSLFREGATSAQERDRAKNRIEVAMSQVKAARERYELIRVGPRPEVIEAARHERDRAKAALEMAHVRLRDSTILAPLSAIVLTKRAEQGEVVNPGFPIVILIDPDNLWLRVYIPESEIGLVGIGQQAAVTVDSFPNRRFDGKVVEISSKAEFTPRTVQTKKERVNLVFGVKIRLDNHERLLKPGMPADSEIRTGSRGAQRTSRRPSARWSRLNG, encoded by the coding sequence ATGACGGACTCAAAACGAAAGATAGCACTGCTCATTGCGCTGGCACTCGCTGGCGCTGCACTCTTCGTTGGCTGGGGGTTGGTGCGCGAGAAGGGGAGCGGCGACAGCTTGGTGGCGAACGGAACCATCGAGGCCACGGAGGTCGAGGTGAGCTCGAAGCTGCCGGGCCGACTCGCGCAGCTTCTGGTGGAGGAGGGCGACCAGGTCCAGGCGGATCAGGTCATCGCTCGCCTCGATACCCCGGAGTTTGAGGCGGAGACGGCGCAGGCGCGGGCGGCATTGGCCAGGGCCGAGGCGCAACTCAAAGAGCTGCTGGCCGGCTCTCGCCTTCAGGAGATCGAAGAGGCGCGCGCCAATCTGCAGCAGGCGGAGGATAACCTGAAGCTCGCGCGGGATGACTGGAACCGTTTCGACAGCCTGTTCCGGGAGGGTGCGACCTCTGCGCAGGAGCGCGACCGCGCCAAAAATCGGATAGAGGTGGCCATGAGTCAGGTCAAGGCTGCCCGTGAGCGGTACGAATTGATCCGGGTGGGACCTCGACCGGAGGTGATCGAGGCGGCCCGTCACGAACGCGATCGGGCAAAGGCAGCGCTTGAGATGGCCCATGTCCGGCTTCGGGACAGCACCATCCTGGCGCCCCTCTCCGCGATCGTCCTCACCAAGCGCGCCGAACAGGGAGAGGTCGTCAATCCCGGTTTTCCCATCGTGATCCTCATCGATCCGGATAATCTATGGCTCCGCGTCTACATCCCGGAGTCGGAGATCGGGCTGGTCGGGATTGGCCAGCAGGCGGCGGTCACCGTCGATTCATTCCCGAACCGGCGCTTCGACGGGAAGGTGGTCGAGATCAGTTCGAAGGCCGAATTCACCCCCCGTACGGTCCAGACGAAGAAGGAGCGTGTAAACCTGGTTTTCGGGGTCAAGATCCGCCTGGACAATCACGAGCGCCTGTTGAAGCCGGGGATGCCGGCCGATAGCGAGATCAGGACCGGGAGCAGAGGGGCACAGCGGACCAGCCGTCGCCCGTCCGCCCGTTGGAGTCGTCTCAATGGCTGA